CATAGCGCGCGGCAACATCGAGGCAGACGTTAACGGCGACTTCGTCTCCTTGGGCGTGATGGAGGCGGTGGAAAAGGAGGCCCTTTGCCGCGCTCGCTTGCACCGTATGGAGGCGGAACGGCGCGACTTTTTGTGCGCTTCCACCGATTACCAATGCCCACTGCTGCGAGCGTGTGCGCGTGATGAGCTTGCTCATCGGCTTGACATCGTTACGGATGCCGAACTGACGATCCGGTCGTGCGCATACGGCCACGGACACGACGCACCCATCTCCTACTGCCCCCTGGAGCTGCAGACCGCCAGGCGCCACCTGTGCTTCTTCTCACTCGACGAGGCGTACGCACTTGCAGTGCAAGACTTGTCGCGCCTGAGTGGAACCAACCGCGCGCGCCGCCTTGAGAGAGCGTGGCTTGATGGCTTCTCTGTGGCCAAGCTCACCTTTGAGGAGACCCGAGGTCGGTGCAGGGCGCAGGAGACTTCGATGCAGCGCCTGCAAATGATCCACCGGCATGCGCGCGAGGGCGCGCGCTGCTCCATGGGTTTTCACGGGCCCAGCCCACGGGAGAGGACCCCGACAACGACCCGTACAGCGGCTTGACGTGGTCAGAGGACCGCATTCTCCGCTACCTGCGCAAGGTGGAGCAGAGCATTGATACGACACCCGTCACCGCGAAGCGTCCCGCTGGTCTGCGCCGAGCATAACTTTCGCGAACCAGGAGAAATGTGCACAAGGACATGGTCCGCTTGCTGGTTGACATGTACCTTTCTCGTGATGCCATCGTCTTTTACGAAACGTCGCACGCCGGCGCTTTTCTGGGCTGTTGTCTTTGGACGGGCACGATGGCGAGGAAGCATCTTCCTCCCAGGCCTCGCCCACCCTTGAAGTTCACAGCGCGCTGACGCTGGGCTCAGTGCGGCGTGCGTCGCCGGTCACCTCATCTGCCGCGCCCGCCGCAACCCTGGAAGCGGCAATGGTGGAGCTTTCCTTTGGCCAAGGTCCCTCGCACTGCACCGCGGTCGTGAGCGAGCGCTCCGTGACGCTTGTGGGCAGTGATGCGGCGACTTCCTCGGCAGGCACGAATGTGACATACTTAATTACCTCCGCGGTTGACCGCAGCTGGACGATAGAGATCATCGCTTCATGCTCTCAACTCCCTTGTCGGTGCGGCTCTTGACCGCCACTGGAGGTCTGACAGCAGAGGGATCTGCAGCTTCTCACCCACCGATGTGTTAGACGGCTGCTCCATTGTCGACCTATTCGGCGCCGACGATCTAAGGGTCAGGGTGAAATTACTCTTGCATGTATAGTTTTCGTTCCCGTACTTTTGACACactgttttctgttttttgcattttgctccCCTTTGCAGCATTCGTTTTCACATGTACAATTGTTGAACGTGACGTTCACTTGGCGCTGGAatctggatttttttttgttgttgttttggctaTGTTCGCTGACGCCCACTCTATTTACCTCGTGCGTCGCTGGCATGCCAACCATCTGCTCAATGcccgcacacaaacacacatgcccATGAAGTGGATAGTCAAAAACAAGGAGAAGCCAATCCAAACGTTCCGGTTGTATCCGCTCTGGGGCCACTTTGCCTCTAAGAGCACCGTCGAGGCGCATGCGTTCTTCATTGCGCACCTACTCGTTCTTTGGCGTCGGTATGTGATGTCCTGTCTTTTTTTGATCTCCCTCTTCTTGTGAAATAGGTCTTTTCCTAGCAGATTTTGGCTCTACTAATACTCCCACTTGTTCTCTGTGCTTTCGACGAGGGCAAAGGGGAActacagtaaaaaaaaaaagacacaaaTAGAAAGACTGGCTGCATTTGTAATTGGATATTTCCGTTCTAATCTACACGTTCATTCCGCTGCGACTTTTTCGTTTGTCTTGATGACGAGCGAATCAACCAAGTGACCTTTCAATCATCGCTGAAGCTGCTCTCGCCGATCTTGGTGGTGACGGCTTTCATCTCTCTGCAGAAGCTCAACAAGTGTTTGCCGGCTTTTTCGCGGAGCTATTAGTGGCTCAGCAGACAACCGACAACTCCGTTACAGAAACTGTCCCCGCAAGCGAGCAGGCTGCCCCACCTGGGCCCTGTTGAGCCTAAACGGGAACAATGGCGTCTTCTGAGCCGGCCGCACCCTCGCAGACGGACGACCAGGTGAACAGTTTGCACCATTTTCAGCAGCACTCACGGCTACATTTCATTGGCCAGTGGAAGACCCGCATGCACGATGAGTTCCAAACGTTGTTTGCCGAGCACCCCGAGTGGAATCATGGCCGCTTGTCGGGTCAAGTAACGTTTATTCACGTCGACCTTGATGCCTTTTTCTGCAGCGTGCAGCTCGCAAAAAAGGAAAACGAGCATCTCCGCAGGTTGCCAGTGGGTATCGCCGCGGGTCGCTTCAACAGCGACATTTCCTCTTGCAATTATGTGGCACGCGCATGGCATCCATGCTGGCATGTACGTCAACGCGGCGCGTGCACTCTGTCCCAGCTTGTTATTTTACGGTACGACCTCCCCGCCTGCGAGCGCGTGACGAAGCGGCTGTACCACCTGTTTGACGCATTTACCTCTGCTCATCCGTCGGTGAAGATATCGATGGAGGTGTACAGCATCGACGAGGTCATGATTGCGACGGATAGCAGCGACTATGACGTTCTACGTGGGATCTGTGAGAGGGTTCGTGGTGACTTGTACCGCTCCACCGGTTGCACGGCTTCATGTGGGATTGCACCCAACATCATGCTTGCCCGCCTAGCGACGCGTCAGGCCAAACCCGACGGCATTCGCTGCATTTCACGCGAGGACATCCCCGCCGTGATGCGGGCGCTTCCTTTTTGCGACATCCACGGCGCAGGGCGGACGACGCGCCGAAAAGTGCTGAAGGTGCTCGAGGAACGGAGCATTTGGAAACGCGACACCTGGCGCGGTTCTCGCAAAAAACGCTTCTCAAGAGGCCATCGCCAGGAGCCAAACGGGTGGCGCTCCGAGCATGACGGCCATTCCGCACAAGGCCTCCCTCCACGGCAACGATGACAGAAGCGTTGCTGATCAAGGAGACGCAGAGGAGGGGGAGACACGGTGACAGGACGATGACGACGGCGACGATGACGACGCCGCGTCTTCGGCGGTTCTCTGCAGCCACGTGCAGCGTCTGAAGCGCGAGGATTTGCAGGCTGCACTGGGCAAAAAAGCCGGTGATACCTTTTACAATCTCTGTCGTGGCGACGACTACCGGCTGGTACGTCGCACAGGGGACCTTGAGGACCAAAAGGCAATGGGCAAAACCGTGCCAGCGTCCGTTGGCTGTTCAATGAACTACGCGGTTCGACCGCGGTGCCTCGACGACGTGTGGCACATTGTCAAGCAACTCATTGAGGAAGTTTCGGCAAAGATGAAGCGGGTGGACGCCGTCGCACAGGCGCTTCGCGTGACGGTGCTGGAAAGACATCCTTTCTATCCCAAGGAACCACAAAAGTACATGGGACGCGGTCCCTGTGTGGAGGCTCATATTCCTGTCAAGTTTTCTCATGCGCTTGATGGGGAGGCAACGGAGCTGATGCTTGAGGCTGTGAAGGCGGCTCTTGCCCCTCTCATGGTGACGACACGGGCCTTGTCAAACGAGGAACGCGGCCAGCAGCTGGGTCTGGAACACCAGCCGTCAACCGCGCAGGTGATATGGACTGTAACACTGAACTCATTGCGAGATGTCCTCGTGGAGGATCTTCGCGGAATGACCATCCGGCGACCGGACTGCGACCACGCAGAGCGGAGAACCCCGCCCTCGGGCGGAAACGCGAGCGAAACACAGAAGGTCAGATGACGCTGGCCGCGGCTTTTTTCAAAGGCTGCAAGCGACCTGACACGGCAAGGGATGTCGAGGATGTTGACGCCGAGTCTCTCGAAGTCGCTCCTAGCGTCTTCAGCCTCACCGAAAACAGTGCGCACCTTGTGATCGAGGAACGAGGGTTGACAAGCACGGTGCCCGCTCACACAACCGCGACAGGTAACACATCCAGCGTTCAAGCAGGCAGCGGCCACGGTGACAATGACGCCTCGTCGACGGCGTCAGTCACCAACGTTGAGGTCCCAGACGCACGAGAGCTAAGCGCCGCCGTCCTACAAGGGGATGCGTGGCGCACGACGCCGGGgctattttctctttttcaacTCGGATGGACTGAAAACTACGAGGAAATGTGGAACGCCATGTGTAGAGACGCGTGCCGAAACGAGGATATCTCCTTGTGAAAGCCCTGCTACGCTGTGCCGTCTCGGCGCTTGTCTCCCTTCCAGACGGCGAGCGCTGTCACGCAGACAGTTCAGAACGCGACAAGGCAAGCGGGGTTGACGTGGGGGCAACTATTGCGCGAATGGAGACTCTTGTACGAGACGCTCTCGGCGGCTGGGCAGTGGATTACACCTAACGCACAAACAGTTGCTGTGCTAACTCCTCCGAAAAGAGACTATTCagcttccttttttttttttttttgctgatcGAACCACAGTGCGACTGTTGATTAACACGAATTGACGCAGTACCGCTTGTGCATCATGCGGTCCACCGTTACAACACCTGCTCATTTATGccattctcttttttttttcaactgggAAATAAGTATTCAGCTTCCACATCGTCGATCTAGACGATTAGAAAAAGATGCTCATGGATGACGTTCTTTTGTCCTTTAACAGATGCTTTGTACCTTGTGACGACGTCGTGCGACACTCTCTTCACACTTCATCTTTTCTTTTAACTTCACCCCGGCATTGTTTGGTCGTCGTCCTTGCTCTGTTTTCCATTCACGTTTGTTGTTTTGCGAGAGGAATCCTACAACgtcacacacacatccacactcACGCCCATAGACGCAAAGAAGGGAGTGGAGAGTACAACGTAGAAACTCCGTGTCCCCTCCTGCCATTTCTATTGTCCTTTTTTTCTCTCAGGTCAACGCGTCCGTTGCACCAGTACAGCTTGTCTCGCGAGTGGACCGATCGTGCTTTTTTTTCAGtctcaattaagaagaagagagaTGAGTGCCACCATACATGAGGCAGCGGAGTACATTAGGAATGGAAATCACGCAGGAGCGCAGGCGGCCATTCTATCTCTTCAGAGCTCCAGTAGTTTGGAGGAGATCATTGCAATCATGAAAACAGACGCTTCTGAGCGAGAGTCTACCTACGTTCACTTTGTCTCACTAAAGTTGTTGGGAATTTTCCTTGTGAGACAACGGGCTGCTGGCTTCACGAGAAGCAGTCCGTCTTGCAGTTTCTGTCCGACTACGCGCGCTCGCTTGGCGAACGGATGCTTTCGCACGAGTGGCGGCCGGCGGTGGTGGAGCTGTCGTCGTGTATTGCTGTTGCTTTAAAGCTCGGTTGCATTGCATCGGATCTGCAGGTCAGCGCGACGGAAGTAGCAAACGTTTTGCACCTACTTGACGATGGTGCGATGTTTCTGGGAACGCTATCGGGGAGTTTTTTCATCGCATGGTGTCCCAACGCACCGTGGAGGAGTTTGGGTTGTACACCTTGCCCTCGCGACACCGCGGACTGCCTCTCAGCGTTCACCGGCAAGCACGAGCACTGTTTCGAAGGCGAGGGCAACTTGCCAGTCTTGGCGCTTTCATTCTTCCGCCGCCTTGCTCAAAGCAACGGAGACCAAGGCGGGAGTCAAGAAAGGAGGCGGTGCTGGACATGGGACTTAACGCCGTGGTGGCATGCCTGGCATGGCCGTCTCACCGTTTTTTGAGGAGGAAAACAGCGCCGACGAGTCGTGCACAACCTTCACCGTCCACGGCCCCGCGTGGGATGAGCTGTTCTTCAACCCGCTTCCCAACAACGCCGTCGGCTCCAGCTACACTGCGGGCCAAAACCTGTTTGTGGTACTTTCCTCTTGGTACGACACGCAAAGCGTATGTGGGGTGCGGGTTGGACGGCAGCGCGTTGCCGAAGTTGCGCAGTTGCTTTGCGCATTCAAAGGAGACGCGCTTGGGGCGAATCGGAGTCTATGGCCTTCCTGACCGCAAGTTTTGCGCtttgcatgaacatttttgaGTCAATCGCTGTTCAGGCTGACCTCACCTGCTTCACCTGTTGCCGGTACTCGCCAACAGCCTACTGCTGCTGGTGACAAACTACGCAGAGTTCATATTGCGCCTTGAGATGTCGCAGCTGCTGGTCACCTTTTCCAGAGATGGCAAGGTTTCTGATCACCTGGGACGCAAAGGAGGACGACGACAACATCATGTCCTCCCTGGATGAGGTTTTGAGCGCGTGGTATCAACTGGCCACGCTCGCCGACCGCCGAGGCCACTCGAAGTCGCCGCGGCGGGCAACAGCGCCCTTGCTTCCAGTTGCACGATGATCTTCAGGCATTGCCTTGAAAGCAAAATGGCGTCGAGCGCTGTCGACGAGGACGAAGACGGTCTCTCCGATGCATTTACAAACTCACACTTGGAGCTCATTGCGCATATCGGGCGTGTGTCCGTGTGTGATAGCTGCCAGACCTTGATTTCAGCGCTACAAAGAGTGACTGCACAGGCTTCGAACATGGCGGCCGGTAGTCACGCTGTAGACGAGGTGACGCTGACGCGCGTCAATGAAGCCGTGTGGCTTGTGGTGAAGGTAATCTCTTCTTTATCGCAGACAAATCCGACGGAGAAGCGGCATCGGTCCCCCGCTGCTTCCAGTCCGACCAAACGGCCGCGTCCACGGTGCATTTGGTCGAGGCGCTGATGTCCTCTTCCTCGATCGTCTTCGCCCCAACTCTTGCATCACGAGCCCCGCCGTGTACACGGCGTATGCGGATGCCTTGCACGCCTTTGGCCGCTGCTATGTCGAGCCCGAAGATGCAGCAGCTCCGCTGTTTGCGGACGCGTTTAGTGGCGGCACCAGTTTTGTGTCGTTTGCCTTGCAGTTTTGCGTGGCAGCGCTGTGCGAGCTGCCGTTCGAGCAGGAAACGATGCTGTCTGTCTGCGCGCTTCTTGACTGCATGGCGGACAAGAGCGAGAATGTTCGCGCATTTCTCGCCGCCCAAGGCGCTTTTCACACCGTAGTCCAGCTTGGCACTGA
This genomic window from Bactrocera neohumeralis isolate Rockhampton unplaced genomic scaffold, APGP_CSIRO_Bneo_wtdbg2-racon-allhic-juicebox.fasta_v2 ctg2558, whole genome shotgun sequence contains:
- the LOC126766802 gene encoding LOW QUALITY PROTEIN: uncharacterized protein LOC126766802 (The sequence of the model RefSeq protein was modified relative to this genomic sequence to represent the inferred CDS: inserted 4 bases in 3 codons), producing MASSEPAAPSQTDDQVNSLHHFQQHSRLHFIGQWKTRMHDEFQTLFAEHPEWNHGRLSGQVTFIHVDLDAFFCSVQLAKKENEHLRRLPVGIAAGRFNSDISSCNYVARXHGIHAGMYVNAARALCPXLVILRYDLPACERVTKRLYHLFDAFTSAHPSVKISMEVYSIDEVMIATDSSDYDVLRGICERVRGDLYRSTGCTASCGIAPNIMLARLATRQAKPDGIRCISREDIPAVMRALPFCDIHGAGRTTRRKVLKVLEERSGDDDDAASSAVLCSHVQRLKREDLQAALGKKAGDTFYNLCRGDDYRLVRRTGDLEDQKAMGKTVPASVGCSMNYAVRPRCLDDVWHIVKQLIEEVSAKMKRVDAVAQALRVTVLERHPFYPKEPQKYMGRGPCVEAHIPVKFSHALDGEATELMLEAVKAALAPLMVTTRALSNEERGQQLGLEHQPSTAQVIWTVTLNSLRDVLVEDLRGMTIXATGLRPRRAENPALGRKRERNTEGQMTLAAAFFKGCKRPDTARDVEDVDAESLEVAPSVFSLTENSAHLVIEERGLTSTVPAHTTATGNTSSVQAGSGHGDNDASSTASVTNVEVPDARELSAAVLQGDAWRTTPGLFSLFQLGWTENYEEMWNAMCRDACRNEDISL